Proteins co-encoded in one Kocuria flava genomic window:
- a CDS encoding trans-sulfuration enzyme family protein — protein MTARPDDLATALPLHGGPDLRPDTVVVAGGRPAPEHDAPVGPSIVLTSTYRGAGEITAADRAYGRFGNPTWEDLEDVLARLEGARLPGLLYASGLAAVASVLALVPAGGRLVLPRHSYQGSLALAADLEARGLLRVATVDVTDTDAVVAALDGADLLWLESPTNPMLEVADLPALLAAARERGVRTCVDNTFATPLAQRPLELGADVVVHSVTKYLAGHSDVVLGAAVTSDPGLRERLHGHRSLHGAVPGPFEAWLALRGVRTLAVRVERSAATAGELARRLQDHPAVREVRYPGLPGDPGHARAAAQMANFGSVLAIVLDGDAAGAEAVVDALRLWTPATSLGGVESLVERRRRHHEERHSVPETLLRLSVGIENVEDLWADLDRALSGADR, from the coding sequence ATGACTGCGCGTCCCGACGACCTCGCCACCGCCCTGCCGCTGCACGGCGGACCCGACCTGCGCCCCGACACCGTGGTGGTGGCCGGGGGGCGGCCCGCCCCCGAGCACGACGCCCCGGTGGGGCCCTCGATCGTGCTGACCTCGACCTACCGGGGCGCCGGGGAGATCACGGCCGCGGACCGGGCCTACGGGCGCTTCGGCAACCCCACCTGGGAGGACCTCGAGGACGTGCTGGCCCGGCTCGAGGGCGCCCGCCTGCCGGGGCTGCTCTACGCCTCGGGGCTGGCCGCGGTCGCCTCGGTGCTGGCCCTGGTGCCCGCCGGAGGCCGGCTCGTGCTGCCGCGGCACAGCTACCAGGGGTCCCTGGCCCTGGCCGCGGACCTCGAGGCGCGCGGGCTGCTGCGGGTCGCGACCGTGGACGTCACCGACACGGACGCCGTGGTGGCCGCCCTCGACGGGGCGGACCTGCTGTGGCTGGAGAGCCCCACCAACCCGATGCTCGAGGTCGCCGACCTGCCGGCGCTGCTCGCGGCCGCCCGCGAGCGGGGCGTGCGCACGTGCGTGGACAACACCTTCGCGACGCCCCTCGCCCAGCGCCCCCTCGAGCTCGGCGCCGACGTCGTGGTGCACTCGGTGACGAAGTACCTGGCCGGCCACTCCGACGTCGTGCTCGGCGCGGCGGTGACCTCCGACCCGGGGCTGCGGGAGCGGCTGCACGGCCACCGCTCCCTGCACGGGGCGGTCCCGGGCCCCTTCGAGGCCTGGCTGGCGCTGCGCGGGGTGCGCACCCTCGCCGTGCGCGTCGAGCGCTCCGCGGCCACCGCCGGGGAGCTCGCCCGCCGGCTGCAGGACCACCCGGCGGTGCGGGAGGTCCGCTACCCGGGCCTGCCGGGGGACCCCGGCCACGCCCGGGCCGCCGCCCAGATGGCGAACTTCGGCTCGGTGCTCGCGATCGTCCTCGACGGCGACGCCGCCGGCGCGGAGGCGGTCGTGGACGCCCTGCGCCTGTGGACCCCGGCGACCTCGCTGGGCGGTGTCGAGTCCCTCGTCGAGCGGCGTCGGCGCCACCACGAGGAGCGGCACAGCGTCCCCGAGACCCTCCTGCGCCTGTCGGTGGGGATCGAGAACGTGGAGGACCTGTGGGCGGACCTCGACCGCGCCCTCTCCGGGGCGGACCGGTAG
- a CDS encoding sensor histidine kinase: MTPTAIAVVAGLIGFALGISGLVALQVSARSRRDRADVQEPALPDGAADVLSVTGRAYVVVDGVDGVVRASPAAYALGLVRGHTVVHEQMLEMVGRARRNGVIEERRIELARGPFGSGGVVLDVRVAPIAEEYILLLADDQTEIVRAQSVRNDFVANVSHELKTPVGAIGLLAEAIEDAADDEDAVRRFASRLHKESVRLSALVQDIIELSRLQGADVVTEGRPVDLNRVVAEAVDRNRTPAENRRIEIVVGGRVERPVFGDPDLLVTALRNLVDNAVRYSPEGTRVGVGLRERDGMAQVSVTDQGPGIPLDEQDRIFERFYRVDTARSRQTGGTGLGLSIVKHVMSQHGGEVGVWSQPGRGSTFTLRIPQLEDAGAATGGAGAAGADPATPRSLAPAAGSGKTEDRQ, encoded by the coding sequence GTGACTCCCACCGCCATCGCCGTCGTCGCGGGCCTGATCGGCTTCGCCCTCGGGATCAGCGGCCTGGTCGCCCTGCAGGTCAGCGCCCGGAGCCGCCGCGACCGCGCCGACGTCCAGGAACCCGCCCTGCCCGACGGCGCCGCCGACGTCCTGTCCGTGACCGGGCGGGCCTACGTCGTCGTCGACGGCGTCGACGGCGTGGTCCGGGCCTCCCCGGCCGCCTACGCCCTGGGCCTGGTCCGGGGCCACACGGTGGTCCACGAGCAGATGCTGGAGATGGTCGGGCGCGCCCGGCGCAACGGGGTGATCGAGGAGCGGCGGATCGAGCTGGCCCGGGGGCCCTTCGGCTCCGGCGGCGTCGTCCTGGACGTGCGGGTCGCCCCGATCGCCGAGGAGTACATCCTGCTGCTCGCCGACGACCAGACCGAGATCGTCCGGGCCCAGTCGGTGCGCAACGACTTCGTCGCCAACGTCTCCCACGAGCTCAAGACCCCCGTCGGGGCGATCGGGCTGCTCGCGGAGGCGATCGAGGACGCCGCCGACGACGAGGACGCGGTGCGCCGCTTCGCCTCCCGCCTGCACAAGGAGTCGGTGCGCCTGAGCGCACTGGTCCAGGACATCATCGAGCTCTCCCGCCTGCAGGGCGCGGACGTGGTCACCGAGGGCCGGCCCGTGGACCTCAACCGCGTCGTCGCGGAGGCGGTGGACCGCAACCGCACCCCGGCGGAGAACCGCCGGATCGAGATCGTCGTGGGCGGGCGGGTGGAGCGGCCCGTGTTCGGGGACCCCGACCTGCTCGTGACGGCCCTGCGCAACCTCGTGGACAACGCGGTGCGCTACTCGCCCGAGGGCACCCGCGTGGGCGTGGGCCTGCGGGAGCGGGACGGGATGGCGCAGGTCTCCGTCACCGACCAGGGCCCCGGCATCCCCCTCGACGAGCAGGACCGCATCTTCGAGCGCTTCTACCGGGTGGACACCGCCCGGTCCCGCCAGACCGGGGGCACCGGCCTCGGCCTGAGCATCGTCAAGCACGTGATGTCCCAGCACGGCGGGGAGGTGGGCGTGTGGTCGCAGCCCGGCCGCGGCTCCACCTTCACGCTGCGCATCCCCCAGCTCGAGGACGCCGGTGCCGCCACGGGCGGCGCCGGCGCCGCGGGCGCCGACCCAGCGACCCCGCGCTCCCTCGCCCCCGCGGCGGGGAGCGGGAAGACGGAGGACCGACAGTGA
- a CDS encoding HAD-IA family hydrolase: MGIPAETARGLRLAFLDMSGTMFHDSGTMERAFARTVADLGVDPDSERFRAMLAHVRTTLGQSRTGVLEHLFAEDPQRAARAVRGFRHHLDELLAAEPVRPVEGAEEAVHALRAAGLRVCLATGYDRHTQNTLLEQLGWMGLADLSLCPSDAGRGRPWPDMVLTAVLALDLGDVREVLVVGDTAADVQAGLRAGSAAVAGVLTGAHDEASLRAAGAHVVVGSVRDVPALLVPARAAVAARAAPGPAQEQVVPSAGSSPSSR, translated from the coding sequence GTGGGCATACCGGCCGAGACCGCACGAGGGCTGCGCCTGGCCTTCCTGGACATGTCGGGGACGATGTTCCACGACAGCGGCACCATGGAGCGCGCCTTCGCCCGCACCGTCGCCGACCTCGGGGTGGACCCGGACTCGGAGCGCTTCCGCGCGATGCTCGCCCACGTGCGGACCACGCTGGGGCAGTCGCGCACCGGTGTGCTCGAGCACCTGTTCGCGGAGGACCCGCAGCGCGCCGCGCGGGCCGTGCGCGGCTTCCGCCACCACCTGGACGAGCTGCTCGCCGCCGAGCCCGTGCGGCCGGTCGAGGGCGCCGAGGAGGCGGTGCACGCCCTGCGCGCGGCCGGGCTGCGGGTGTGCCTGGCCACCGGCTACGACCGGCACACCCAGAACACCCTCCTCGAGCAGCTGGGCTGGATGGGCCTGGCCGACCTGAGCCTGTGCCCCTCGGACGCGGGCCGCGGGCGGCCGTGGCCGGACATGGTCCTCACGGCCGTGCTCGCGCTCGACCTCGGCGACGTGCGGGAGGTGCTGGTCGTGGGGGACACCGCCGCCGACGTCCAGGCCGGGCTGCGGGCGGGCTCCGCCGCCGTGGCCGGCGTGCTGACGGGGGCCCACGACGAGGCGTCGCTGCGCGCCGCCGGCGCCCACGTCGTCGTCGGCTCCGTCCGGGACGTGCCCGCGCTGCTGGTCCCCGCCCGGGCGGCGGTCGCGGCGCGGGCGGCCCCCGGCCCGGCTCAGGAGCAGGTGGTCCCCTCCGCGGGCAGCTCGCCCTCGAGCAGGTAG
- a CDS encoding class I SAM-dependent methyltransferase, producing the protein MGAVTRGTTNPNRLRRANRWLTGPLAPVLRAAADPLVVDLGFGASPTTAVELRDRLRTVRPDAEVLGIEIDPARVAAARPLAGPGLDFRVGGFELPTGGRAPVVVRAFNVLRQYPVEEVAGAWDLLRPRLAPGGVLVDGTCDEIGRRAAWVAVGAEGPRSLSLSFRFGSVERPSDVAPRLPKVLIHRNVPGERVHAWLTALDAAWSAAAPLAAFGARQRWVATCRAVREQGWPLLDGPVRWRLGEVTVRWAAVAP; encoded by the coding sequence GTGGGCGCGGTCACGCGCGGGACCACGAACCCCAACCGGCTGCGCCGGGCCAACCGCTGGCTCACCGGGCCCCTGGCCCCCGTGCTGCGCGCGGCCGCGGACCCGCTGGTGGTGGACCTGGGCTTCGGGGCCTCCCCCACCACCGCCGTGGAGCTGCGCGACCGGCTGCGCACGGTGCGCCCGGACGCCGAGGTCCTGGGCATCGAGATCGACCCGGCGCGCGTGGCCGCGGCCCGGCCGCTGGCCGGACCGGGCCTGGACTTCCGGGTCGGGGGCTTCGAGCTGCCGACCGGCGGGCGCGCCCCCGTGGTCGTGCGGGCCTTCAACGTGCTGCGCCAGTACCCCGTCGAGGAGGTCGCCGGGGCGTGGGACCTGCTCCGCCCCCGGCTGGCCCCGGGCGGGGTGCTCGTGGACGGGACCTGCGACGAGATCGGCCGGCGGGCCGCCTGGGTGGCCGTGGGCGCCGAGGGCCCGCGCTCGCTGAGCCTCTCGTTCCGCTTCGGGTCCGTGGAGCGGCCCTCGGACGTGGCGCCGCGGCTGCCGAAGGTCCTGATCCACCGCAACGTCCCCGGCGAGCGGGTGCACGCCTGGCTGACGGCCCTGGACGCGGCGTGGTCCGCGGCGGCGCCGCTGGCGGCCTTCGGCGCGCGGCAGCGGTGGGTGGCGACCTGCCGCGCGGTGCGCGAGCAGGGCTGGCCGCTGCTCGACGGCCCGGTGCGCTGGCGGCTGGGCGAGGTCACCGTCCGGTGGGCGGCCGTGGCCCCCTGA
- a CDS encoding glycosyltransferase gives MIIAVVPALRAGARIGRTLAALRRQSRPLERIVVVCGDAADAAVAPALDAGTEVLLTVDNAAHEAGALNQVLDAVRMAPEDLVLVLDADAELPVQFLEEAVTSLRDRNVGAVPVRRAPGEGAAAVVRRQALEEVRATFGRYWDEGPVTGHGRLALDLETLGWRLGAPVSGPGLQADDAPAAQGAAGHEAAVLEPVAPEPAELQPAEHGPAAPEPAEQKPVVRTPAAEGPEHGRAPEDVHAVAARPVVGAAA, from the coding sequence ATGATCATCGCCGTGGTCCCCGCGCTCCGGGCCGGAGCCAGGATCGGCCGCACGCTCGCCGCCCTGCGGCGGCAGAGCCGCCCGCTGGAGCGGATCGTCGTCGTGTGCGGCGACGCCGCGGACGCCGCCGTCGCGCCCGCCCTCGACGCCGGCACGGAGGTGCTGCTGACCGTCGACAACGCCGCGCACGAGGCCGGGGCCCTCAACCAGGTCCTCGACGCCGTGCGCATGGCCCCCGAGGACCTCGTCCTCGTCCTGGACGCGGACGCCGAGCTGCCCGTGCAGTTCCTGGAGGAGGCGGTGACCTCCCTGCGCGACCGCAACGTCGGTGCCGTGCCCGTCCGCCGGGCGCCCGGGGAGGGCGCGGCCGCGGTCGTGCGCCGCCAGGCCCTCGAGGAGGTCCGCGCCACCTTCGGCCGCTACTGGGACGAGGGCCCGGTCACCGGCCACGGCCGCCTGGCCCTGGACCTCGAGACGCTCGGCTGGCGCCTGGGCGCACCGGTCTCCGGCCCGGGCCTGCAGGCGGACGACGCACCGGCCGCCCAGGGGGCGGCCGGCCACGAGGCCGCGGTGCTCGAACCGGTCGCGCCCGAACCGGCTGAGCTCCAACCGGCTGAGCACGGACCCGCCGCGCCCGAACCGGCTGAGCAGAAGCCGGTGGTGCGCACGCCCGCCGCCGAGGGACCGGAGCACGGCCGGGCGCCGGAGGACGTGCACGCCGTGGCAGCCCGTCCCGTGGTGGGCGCGGCCGCCTGA
- a CDS encoding alpha/beta hydrolase, protein MSRPALPRRAARTPGRPPLGRAAAAAAAVLLLGACAGPGADPAADAPSGGATGAVVEGVPEDLRGFYAQTVRWEPCAFEAETGGADRDLRCAAVEVPVDWDEPAGPTTEVVMARLAAGGESRGALLLNPGGPGVSGVDAMLSAEGLVSADVREAYDVVGFDPRGVGRSAGVQCLDDAELDAWRQEPAFDPETQSVDEIRDQYERLGRACTEEAGELVGHLGTESAARDMDVLRAVLGQERTDYLGFSYGTHLGAVYAELFPERAGRMVLDGGVDPTLSNAEAIADQAESFERTLRHWVRHCQEEIRGCAVEGTEEQALERIQELIATAAEGGLTAADGRRVTATSVVEGILAPLYSPSTYEGLDEALGSAFAGDPTALLQLSDSTHGRSPEGEYTTNTTVAFTAISCLDQPDSPLTDEQLAAHQEELTRRSPTFGPYLGYGEAACQGWPLEAEGEPRAVDAEGSDPLLVVGTVHDPATPYAWSQALVEQLDNARLLTYDGWGHTAYTSGSACVREAVDAYLLEGELPAEGTTCS, encoded by the coding sequence ATGAGCCGCCCCGCCCTCCCCCGCCGCGCCGCCCGCACCCCCGGGCGGCCTCCCCTCGGGCGGGCCGCCGCCGCGGCGGCCGCCGTCCTGCTGCTGGGCGCGTGCGCCGGCCCAGGTGCGGACCCGGCCGCCGACGCCCCCTCGGGCGGGGCCACCGGCGCGGTGGTCGAGGGCGTGCCGGAGGACCTGCGCGGGTTCTACGCGCAGACCGTGCGGTGGGAGCCGTGCGCGTTCGAGGCGGAGACCGGCGGGGCGGACCGGGACCTGCGCTGCGCGGCGGTCGAGGTGCCCGTGGACTGGGACGAGCCCGCCGGGCCCACCACCGAGGTGGTCATGGCCCGCCTGGCCGCCGGCGGCGAGTCCCGTGGCGCCCTCCTGCTGAACCCGGGCGGGCCCGGGGTCTCGGGGGTGGACGCGATGCTCAGTGCGGAGGGCCTGGTCTCCGCCGACGTGCGGGAGGCCTACGACGTCGTGGGCTTCGACCCGCGCGGTGTCGGCCGCTCCGCCGGGGTGCAGTGCCTCGACGACGCCGAGCTCGACGCCTGGCGCCAGGAGCCGGCCTTCGACCCGGAGACCCAGTCCGTGGACGAGATCCGGGACCAGTACGAGCGGCTCGGGCGGGCCTGCACCGAGGAGGCCGGGGAGCTCGTCGGGCATCTCGGCACGGAGAGCGCCGCCCGGGACATGGACGTGCTGCGCGCCGTGCTCGGCCAGGAGCGCACGGACTACCTCGGCTTCTCCTACGGCACCCACCTGGGGGCGGTGTACGCCGAACTGTTCCCCGAGCGCGCGGGGCGGATGGTGCTCGACGGCGGCGTGGACCCGACGCTGAGCAACGCGGAGGCGATCGCCGACCAGGCCGAGTCCTTCGAGCGGACGCTGCGGCACTGGGTCCGGCACTGCCAGGAGGAGATCCGCGGCTGCGCCGTCGAGGGCACCGAGGAGCAGGCCCTCGAGCGGATCCAGGAGCTGATCGCCACGGCGGCCGAGGGCGGGCTCACCGCCGCCGACGGGCGCCGGGTCACCGCCACCTCCGTCGTGGAGGGCATCCTCGCGCCGCTGTACTCGCCCTCGACCTACGAGGGGCTCGACGAGGCGCTGGGCAGTGCCTTCGCGGGGGACCCCACGGCCCTGCTGCAGCTGTCCGACTCGACGCACGGGCGCTCCCCGGAGGGGGAGTACACGACCAACACGACCGTGGCGTTCACCGCGATCAGCTGCCTCGACCAGCCCGACTCCCCGCTCACCGACGAGCAGCTGGCCGCCCACCAGGAGGAGCTCACCCGGCGCTCCCCGACCTTCGGCCCGTACCTGGGCTACGGCGAGGCCGCCTGCCAGGGCTGGCCTCTGGAGGCCGAGGGGGAGCCGCGCGCGGTCGACGCCGAGGGCAGCGACCCGCTGCTCGTCGTGGGCACCGTCCACGACCCCGCGACGCCCTACGCGTGGTCGCAGGCCCTCGTGGAGCAGCTGGACAACGCCCGGCTGCTGACCTACGACGGCTGGGGCCACACGGCCTACACCTCGGGCAGCGCGTGCGTGCGCGAGGCCGTGGACGCCTACCTGCTCGAGGGCGAGCTGCCCGCGGAGGGGACCACCTGCTCCTGA
- the tmk gene encoding dTMP kinase, with protein sequence MTSSADPAPVPAPAPAGPGLFVVLEGGDGAGKSTQARRLAATLRAEGHEVVRTREPGGTPLGERIRELVLDPAHAPVDPRAEALLFAAARAAHAEQLIRPALAAGRVVVCDRFADSSAAYQGAGRGLGTDRVRELNEWAAAGLVPDLTVLLDVPAGTGRARREDRDGGAGDRLETEPDAFHDAVRRAFLDLAARSPGRYLVLDAGRPEAELAGAVAAAVHERLAAAEVGA encoded by the coding sequence GTGACCTCCTCGGCGGACCCCGCTCCCGTGCCCGCGCCTGCCCCGGCAGGACCCGGGCTCTTCGTCGTGCTCGAGGGCGGGGACGGGGCGGGCAAGTCCACCCAGGCCCGGCGGCTGGCCGCGACGCTGCGCGCCGAGGGCCACGAGGTCGTGCGCACCCGCGAGCCCGGCGGGACCCCGCTGGGCGAACGGATCCGCGAGCTCGTCCTCGACCCCGCCCACGCCCCCGTGGACCCCCGCGCGGAGGCGCTGCTGTTCGCCGCCGCCCGCGCCGCCCACGCCGAGCAGCTGATCCGCCCCGCCCTGGCCGCCGGCCGCGTCGTGGTCTGCGACCGGTTCGCGGACTCCTCGGCCGCCTACCAGGGCGCCGGGCGCGGGCTGGGCACCGACCGGGTGCGCGAGCTCAACGAGTGGGCCGCCGCGGGCCTCGTCCCCGACCTCACCGTCCTGCTCGACGTCCCCGCCGGCACCGGCCGCGCCCGCCGCGAGGACCGCGACGGCGGGGCCGGGGACCGGCTCGAGACGGAGCCGGACGCGTTCCACGACGCCGTCCGCCGGGCGTTCCTCGACCTCGCCGCACGGTCCCCGGGGCGCTATCTGGTGCTCGACGCCGGCCGGCCCGAGGCCGAGCTCGCCGGGGCGGTCGCCGCTGCCGTGCACGAGCGCCTGGCCGCCGCGGAGGTGGGCGCGTGA
- a CDS encoding response regulator transcription factor: MTRILIVEDEESLSDPLAYLLGKEGFEVQVVDNGLDAVSEFDRAGADLLLLDLMLPGQSGTEVCRQVRQRSSVPIIMLTAKDAEIDKVVGLELGADDYVTKPYSSRELVARIRAVLRRQGEPEELVSGTVQAGPVRMDVERHVVTVQGRPVAMPLKEFELLEMLLRNAGRVLTRGQLIDRVWGSDYVGDTKTLDVHVKRLRAKIEPDPSSPRHLVTVRGLGYKFEP; the protein is encoded by the coding sequence GTGACCCGCATCCTGATCGTCGAGGACGAGGAGTCCCTCAGCGACCCCCTGGCCTACCTGCTCGGGAAGGAGGGGTTCGAGGTGCAGGTCGTGGACAACGGCCTGGACGCCGTGTCCGAGTTCGACCGCGCCGGCGCCGACCTGCTGCTGCTGGACCTCATGCTCCCCGGGCAGTCGGGCACCGAGGTGTGCCGGCAGGTCCGGCAGCGCTCGTCCGTGCCGATCATCATGCTCACCGCCAAGGACGCGGAGATCGACAAGGTCGTGGGCCTCGAGCTCGGCGCCGACGACTACGTGACCAAGCCCTACTCCTCCCGCGAGCTCGTCGCCCGGATCCGGGCGGTGCTGCGCCGCCAGGGGGAGCCGGAGGAGCTGGTCTCCGGGACCGTGCAGGCCGGGCCCGTGCGGATGGACGTCGAGCGCCACGTGGTCACGGTGCAGGGCCGGCCGGTGGCGATGCCGCTCAAGGAGTTCGAGCTGCTGGAGATGCTGCTGCGCAACGCCGGGCGGGTGCTCACCCGCGGCCAGCTGATCGACCGGGTCTGGGGCTCGGACTACGTCGGCGACACCAAGACCCTCGACGTGCACGTCAAGCGGCTGCGCGCGAAGATCGAGCCCGACCCCTCCTCCCCGCGGCACCTGGTGACGGTCCGCGGGCTGGGCTACAAGTTCGAGCCCTGA
- a CDS encoding phosphoglyceromutase has protein sequence MTNASAPYKLVLLRHGQSDWNEKNLFTGWVDVDLTEKGRAEAVRGGELLVEKGLAPDVLHTSLLRRAITTAHLALDRADRHWIPVKRSWRLNERHYGALQGKDKTQVREEYGDEQFMVWRRSYDVPPPALEDSSEFSQAGDPRYAGVEDAPRTECLKDVLERFLPWWEEEIVPDLEAGRTVLVAAHGNSLRALVKHLDGISDEDIAGLNIPTGIPLYYELDEDLRPVVAGGTYLDPEAAASSIQAVANQGKK, from the coding sequence ATGACCAACGCATCCGCACCGTACAAGCTCGTCCTGCTGCGCCACGGCCAGTCCGACTGGAACGAGAAGAACCTGTTCACCGGCTGGGTCGACGTCGACCTCACCGAGAAGGGCCGTGCCGAGGCCGTCCGTGGCGGGGAGCTGCTCGTCGAGAAGGGCCTGGCCCCGGACGTGCTGCACACCTCGCTGCTGCGCCGGGCGATCACCACCGCTCACCTGGCCCTCGACCGGGCCGACCGGCACTGGATCCCCGTCAAGCGCTCGTGGCGGCTCAACGAGCGCCACTACGGCGCCCTCCAGGGCAAGGACAAGACCCAGGTGCGCGAGGAGTACGGCGACGAGCAGTTCATGGTCTGGCGCCGCTCCTACGACGTCCCGCCGCCCGCGCTCGAGGACTCCTCCGAGTTCTCGCAGGCCGGCGACCCGCGCTACGCCGGGGTCGAGGACGCCCCGCGCACCGAGTGCCTCAAGGACGTGCTCGAGCGCTTCCTGCCCTGGTGGGAGGAGGAGATCGTGCCCGATCTGGAGGCCGGGCGCACGGTGCTGGTCGCCGCGCACGGCAACTCGCTGCGCGCGCTGGTCAAGCACCTCGACGGGATCTCCGACGAGGACATCGCGGGGCTGAACATCCCCACCGGCATCCCGCTGTACTACGAGCTCGACGAGGACCTGCGTCCCGTGGTCGCCGGCGGCACCTACCTCGACCCCGAGGCCGCGGCCAGCTCGATCCAGGCGGTGGCGAACCAGGGCAAGAAGTAG
- a CDS encoding DUF2516 family protein produces MEHAWVFLLVRWIDLVLAAVVAGLAVWALIDCLTRSPVQFQRAFKRTKGFWLALTAGAAVFSVLGVLGGGSLLIALIAATIAGVYLADVRPAVSLESRGPGSW; encoded by the coding sequence GTGGAGCATGCCTGGGTCTTCTTACTCGTCCGCTGGATCGACCTCGTCCTGGCGGCGGTCGTCGCGGGGCTCGCCGTGTGGGCCCTGATCGACTGCCTCACCCGGTCGCCGGTCCAGTTCCAGCGCGCCTTCAAGCGCACCAAGGGCTTCTGGCTCGCCCTGACCGCCGGCGCCGCCGTGTTCTCGGTCCTGGGCGTGCTCGGCGGCGGGTCGCTGCTCATCGCCCTGATCGCCGCGACGATCGCCGGGGTCTACCTCGCCGACGTCCGCCCGGCCGTGTCCCTGGAGTCCAGGGGGCCCGGCAGCTGGTGA
- the phoU gene encoding phosphate signaling complex protein PhoU has protein sequence MRKVFQAELHQVGEELIQIATLVREALAKSKEALFDADIQLAEEVISNDARIDFLQNDLDERSIDILALQSPVASDLRMIVGALRMSASLERMGDLARHLAQLVRLRYPQQVIPESLVPTFTRMIDLDLQIVERVISVLQTRDLSLADDIYALKGEINTLHQSVFEALAAPDWDSSVPTAVDVTLCSRYLERIGDHGVSVTRKVAYLVTGDWVPASADRPTGHGHIGTDA, from the coding sequence GTGCGCAAGGTTTTCCAGGCAGAACTCCACCAGGTCGGAGAGGAGCTCATCCAGATCGCGACCCTCGTGCGCGAGGCCCTCGCGAAGTCGAAGGAGGCCCTCTTCGACGCCGACATCCAGCTCGCCGAGGAGGTCATCTCCAACGACGCGCGCATCGACTTCCTCCAGAACGACCTCGACGAGCGGTCCATCGACATCCTCGCCCTGCAGAGCCCCGTGGCCTCCGACCTGCGGATGATCGTGGGCGCCCTGCGGATGAGCGCCTCGCTCGAGCGGATGGGCGATCTCGCCCGGCACCTCGCCCAGCTGGTGCGGCTGCGCTACCCGCAGCAGGTGATCCCCGAGTCCCTCGTGCCGACCTTCACCCGGATGATCGACCTGGACCTGCAGATCGTCGAGCGCGTGATCTCCGTGCTGCAGACCCGCGACCTGTCCCTGGCCGACGACATCTACGCGCTCAAGGGCGAGATCAACACCCTGCACCAGTCCGTCTTCGAGGCGCTGGCCGCCCCGGACTGGGACTCCTCCGTGCCCACGGCCGTGGACGTCACCCTGTGCTCCCGCTACCTCGAGCGCATCGGCGACCACGGCGTGTCGGTCACGCGCAAGGTCGCCTACCTCGTGACCGGCGACTGGGTGCCGGCCTCCGCCGACCGGCCCACCGGCCACGGCCACATCGGCACCGACGCCTGA
- a CDS encoding DNA polymerase III subunit delta': MSVWDQLIGQEAVVGQLQRAAREERPHHAWLFTGPPGSGRSNAALAFAAALLCEREDPRERGCGHCRACRTVLASSHADLTHFVTENPQITIEEARELVVRAQDKPSVGRRRVIVVEDADRMAERTSNVMLKAVEEPPPGTVWLLCAPSPMDVLVTIRSRCRPATLKVPAVADVAELLVRRHGVDRRRAEESARLAQSHVGIATRLALYDDARTRRQEVVSLPLALGGVPDAVRAADRLHRIAVEESRADAEARNEEERKQLLVALGAPESGRVPPAIRGALNRLEADQKRRSRRIQTDTLDRFLIDLTTFYRDVLTLQLRTGSGLVNEHLGQELADHAANTTPERTLHRIDAISRTRERIRTNVSAQLAFEAMAVSLL, from the coding sequence GTGAGCGTGTGGGACCAGCTGATCGGGCAGGAGGCCGTGGTCGGGCAGCTGCAGCGGGCGGCGCGGGAGGAACGGCCGCACCACGCGTGGCTGTTCACCGGCCCGCCCGGATCCGGCCGCTCCAACGCGGCCCTGGCCTTCGCCGCCGCCCTGCTGTGCGAGCGCGAGGACCCCCGGGAGCGCGGCTGCGGGCACTGCCGGGCGTGCCGCACCGTGCTCGCGAGCTCCCACGCGGACCTGACCCACTTCGTCACCGAGAACCCGCAGATCACCATCGAGGAGGCCCGCGAGCTCGTGGTGCGCGCCCAGGACAAGCCCTCGGTGGGCCGGCGCCGGGTGATCGTGGTCGAGGACGCGGACCGCATGGCGGAGCGGACCTCCAACGTGATGCTCAAGGCCGTCGAGGAGCCGCCGCCGGGCACGGTGTGGCTGCTGTGCGCCCCGAGCCCCATGGACGTGCTCGTGACCATCCGCTCCCGGTGCCGGCCCGCGACCCTGAAGGTCCCCGCCGTCGCGGACGTCGCCGAGCTGCTGGTCCGCCGCCACGGGGTGGACCGCCGCCGGGCCGAGGAGAGCGCCCGGCTGGCCCAGTCCCACGTGGGCATCGCCACCCGCCTGGCCCTCTACGACGACGCCCGCACCCGCCGCCAGGAGGTCGTCTCCCTCCCCCTGGCGCTGGGAGGGGTCCCGGACGCCGTGCGGGCGGCCGACCGGCTGCACCGGATCGCCGTGGAGGAGTCGCGGGCGGACGCCGAGGCGCGCAACGAGGAGGAGCGCAAGCAGCTGCTCGTGGCGCTGGGCGCCCCCGAGTCCGGACGGGTGCCCCCTGCGATCCGCGGGGCGCTCAACCGGCTGGAGGCCGACCAGAAGCGGCGCTCGCGGCGGATCCAGACCGACACCCTGGACCGCTTCCTCATCGACCTCACCACGTTCTACCGCGACGTCCTCACGCTGCAGCTGCGCACCGGTTCCGGGCTCGTCAACGAGCACCTGGGCCAGGAGCTGGCCGACCACGCCGCCAACACCACGCCGGAGCGGACCCTGCACCGGATCGATGCCATCAGCCGGACCCGCGAGCGGATCCGCACGAACGTCAGCGCCCAGCTGGCCTTCGAGGCGATGGCCGTCTCCCTCCTCTGA